DNA from Stegostoma tigrinum isolate sSteTig4 chromosome 8, sSteTig4.hap1, whole genome shotgun sequence:
gctttgagctgTTGATTAGTGCGTTCTGTGCTGAAGACCATTGTatcttgggagattatcaaagttgtgttatggttattgtttacagaatatgtctaggacttgtcccagggatattttcataatgtattcccctaagaattgggctaagtattattaggtcacatttaggtgttttggagtggtatttctttgtttcaaaataccctcttcctttttatggattctcctgtttagtgttgtgactccctgtatgttaatcataaactgagagctgcagtgacttggatgatttcattctggtttctttagttctctgctgtatgtggtttgctgctgctgtctgtctttctttctgccagtggtgctgtgccgcacacattctgacctgcacaatgcactggttggcccattcgcagtcacctgcaattcataaatgtgttttaacttcaaacagtatagttgtattcaagatttctgtgcgtagcagggtgaagtgggcaaataaatatttatgtaagcatgttcacatactgagtgcaaactgaaaccccaaaggtttatctgacaaacttagaattgaagcaccagtttacatggtcaagtgaaatgaccacaatgttattatgctgaaggaaactaattagtaatttatgggcatgctaagtactgaattgttgatgttgactgaacagctagtaaacacaagcgggagtataattcctcagaagtgatctttactggtagaggaaagaactgcaagttaaatatttcacaagacagcaacgaccaagaattcatgtacaacataatgttcttgcaattaagctgtcctgagcagaatgccttcacctttatgggcagcaggacagcatattttgtgtaataataaatataactggaaagggggaagtatctaatatgcaacaattgacaaacgttttcttaaacaaaataattattccacagcCATTAAGATCCGTGGAtactgcctcctctggaggtttatccaacagtggtgcaTCAGCAAAATCAAATTATGACAAAGCCAAGTCTCGTAGGCGTGCaggtttgggcagctgctggtgtgcaacacgtcggagggacaaccgccagaatgagaaaagctgcctcatccgagtcagattagaggaggacagagcacaagaattcaaaactattttggtaagtccctggactggttgctctcgtcatgctcggtccaaataattgccattgctccctgccagtatcgcaagaggaatttttatcccaattatttgttgcgatgcagtcatattcagtgtgtattttccacattgctgaagccttttttGCTCTATGAGAGTGCTTTGACcatcattttgatcctgttttgtaatgcagtagcaatgtttaggttttaggcctgaacacattttccttgcatttctcctttaagtgtacatggcaaggtgcagcgctctgttgccccattttggggactggctgataactattgaagaggaaatatcacaaattaacacgcaccattaactgtacaataaatcagcaaggaggtaccagatcttcagttagctgaccacaggcactttggtccatctgtAAGCCAATCGAGTAATACtaacagagatattgaatatttctttcctggctttggctcatgtgaaatttaaaaggctggtgcatggaagaaagcacatcaaaaatgggttggagaagaacatagaacattacagcacagtacaggcacttcggccttcgatgttgtgccgacctgtcataccaatctgaagccaatctaacctacactattccatgtacgtccatatgcttgtccaatgacgacttaaatgtacctaaagttggtgaatctactaccgttgcaggcaaagcgttccaatagcaagagtgcaatccaaaacagaataattgcctATTGGCTAGTTCAGGGAAGtcgaaggaatattggccaaattagaaggcacataggttgttttgtttgatcatgcattttccttgacaggatcagtcgtactctgattgtgcctccacagaggtcagtgtgatgtgtggaaattgcttctagtgtttaaatattgttaacaaacagcgcctctttactctggtgaagagaacatttgttagcttgtcagtgagttggagatggggcagaaccagcctaagatctgaggcagaatttggataagcaaatggcaaacagcttgtttagattgaacatctatgaaacacagaaaacaaaattctcaaccaaaatgacgaaaatgtctcctgatgaatgtgcaacaaattgttgccaactaatacagtcatgagaggccaactagaaaatcgtggaatgttatcacaaagcaaaacaaaaacttgagttattgtgtctgtgttaaatctcaGTGAGAAGTAGCCTAATTCGccacccatctcccccaccacaaccaccattgccctttttagccctgccctgcaaattttgctccatgcaattattcagttgtctttagaaagttatttaatctgctttaaccacctattcgtacattgcggtttggaaaaagcaggattcttttttgtttttgctttttctccccaccaatgaccttagattttgaccttggtacatagtgtcagaaggaccagtaaacagtttccctcatttactttagttagcctgagcaaatgactgttcttcatgattctatgttctaatccttacccaattttgagtctataccgccactgcccatttcattccacaggcttcaattttgcttgcacacttgtgtggcacttcttcgaacataatttagaaaatccaatttatcaccaatgaatcactaaaattagtgattaatcatttaaagtctgagcatacagagtggaaaaggtattggttattcaaaaaagatcacttttggggatgttagttaatgtaaaataacaaggtgtcgagctggatgaacagagcaggccaagcagcatcagaggagcaggaaggctgacgtttcgggcctagacccttccttagaaagataatgtagttcatctaatctctagttgtgtaatatttgactctaccacttatagaattgtcgagacgtaccgaacaaaatatccccccaaacctttcctatttatgtacttattcaaatgtcttttaaacattgtaattgtgtctacatctgccacttgctcaggaatttaattccactacattttttggatttttcagatttgctatccattaatatatttaatatgatctttgcttttgactgggtggcaaaagtagtttttttagccatgaactatagcaaaattaaagtagaattaagtgtgagtttactcaaccagaaaacattgcagttctccagaagaaacagaaaatttactggtgcatttcatcttccaggtcattgctcaaacttgagctgagaaaagcattctccaaatataacagagaattaaacaaaagcagacaattgcccaaaaaactggtcttctcaatatcctgcctatcaaatattattcctgtacagtcacattatgattaaatatttgcactgtcttcaaatcacaaattgctaactgtttcaaactgttaaagcaattttatgaataatttatatgaataagcataacattaggaaatgtcagacttcacaaacaacattgagccatttgctgtaatgacaataaatgttaaaagcaggcaaattgtatgggggtaacaaagtgggaagctggatgaacacagcaggccaagcagcagagcatctcaggagcacacagtctggcctttcaggcctagacccttttctgatgaagggtctaggcctgaaacatcagcttttgtgctccaaagatgcttcttgacctgctgtgttcatccagctccacactttgttatcttggattctccagcatctgcagttcccattatctctgatacaattttaacctcattgtgaagcctcttccagggatacctaacctgaagaagttaccctcctctctccggaaaaacctcagtggatctttctcccactgcaactctcttgtaatctcttcagccttgaaacaaagcttttctgttgaaggatctgtgcccgaaacatcagcttttgtgctcctgagatgctgcttggcctgctgtgttcatccagctccacattttgttatcttggactctccagcatctgcagttcccattatgtcaaatggtatgggggttttgggtgggaggggatggaagtggattatttaaattatgaatttcgtcattagttacttgtttcaaactgtgtgtataggtaaacttgatcactgggctctgtttccattcaaattccaacctttactgttcacagtaactgtgttatggagcatcgaatgcagattttacaataactgtcctaccagatattatttcattaatgtaacttttacagcttacagtgtaatgtcccaattagttttctgggtgaaagcagcaatatttataagccctttggaaattgaggcattatatatttcatttggtgtgtgtgtctaatgcattaatgaaaagtgaatgttgttttaattaggtgactaatcaagatcgtgtatctgaagttctcaacaaagccatcaccgcgctcaaatttgaacccgagcgTCCTCAGCAATTTGCtctagcacagatcattgaatcaaataaaggtgagcagtggaaattgcttcaatttaagttaaatctatttctgaacagcataacaactgcaagggaattgatattttcttttgatttcaccaaaaagctgcagatatctaaatttgtatcattgaacatacccaagcatgttcagcaggattcaactctgaggaatgtaaagccaataaacaactaatacctgcacctaataaaagcaaattatttcatcagattgccctaaagccaaatcagaacaaagaaccacaaatgctggaaatcagaaactgctggaaaagaacagcagcagtagcagcacttgtagagagaagtcaggggtAGTGTTTAGAGTCCAGTAGCCCTTTTGTAAAACTACCTAAAGCCATATTGAGTGAAGGATGTACATCGGGATTTGGgtgtggcattaaatcctgaattattcgcattgttagcacattgttctgctttgttcattcttattttaactggttattccaaaataaatgtttcctgttgctgaaattaatctgttcttcccctctttttggcccgtggctgagagaccagaaacatggttggggtcactgctgtcaagttgcaaatctgtcgcaaccctcccccaaccatttcctggtgaaaagtagaaacgaggtctcatgggtttaattctgctgtggtgtaaaacttgccatccaggctgtgttaagcagaatgccttatgaaaatgaaaggtcccaatgcctttgcagcatgctatccctgtcagatttcacagaaaagaaaaatcagttccctggacgtaagtctcactgacaaagctggaatttattctgcatccatcatagccctcagaaaatggccattcactggatcactaactcgtgtttgatttaggtgccctcagtggtgttagtttcatgattccaacacaatgctgaaggagaggatagcttttctcagtgttttcgcattgatcacactgcacctttttgtgtttgatgctggtatcagcagaagtgaccatgtagctgctgggtcattcgtgaatcaattggggttttgcgttgttctgtagtaaggaaaatctgacatctttacctgggctactgtatgctgactcttcacagcctcatatgtggcctaataaagccactcaattgtacaaactgtcatgaagaaggcatgtgccatcggacagtgagaggtttgaaatggattttagtcttgaccaacaatgctcatcctgagaatgggtctcagatataatggttttcagttattgagtttacctaatttggtataactccaagattttctcttgtgttttgtaatacgttctgaatccttgcagtacatttgttctgttcctcccagccattgatatttccgtatccaggaagcagttggacctgtgcacaattaatatgatgaaaacacgtgtgaataataatgtgctttccctctgctttttcagtgctcatacttccggccgatgccatcctgtattatgcaatgaacaagaaagtgaatcatgacttcatcctgagattcactgaaagaagatcttcatgtctatgcaagttttagctgtaaggaacataatgtttcatgggactctgttggatctaaaatctctgctcagtaccaaaaaccctgcaatatatgaataaattactttggcagtgttctactttaaattattggacaatttggagagagtgacttgacttcagacaattgcttaacattaacttttgagtccagtgcttgtttgtccttttcaaacatcttgcacatcagctattttttctggaatgctggagaattgaaccctgccaccggtcttctatgaacatcacagtcatgtatcaattggttggatgagaaaaagaatcgtttacgtatcaatcttgttgaccaattgtgattgaatttgcttgggttcctcaatggttgtttggttaaaaagcaaaccagccatttgttcagccaatggcaggatgatgaatacttcaactgaagtgtttggtttggcctttaaactcttcagcactccattcctgccttcaatatttttatttctccagtggtttaaactaatttggacagaatgccattgacatgccttcaacaaagggtaactaccagaaataatagagttgtttattactgccagtcatattgcacttgtttgagaccttaactgtttttacttaatgttcaattttacaacaatttaacataaaattattgtgtcatagtgggacatatgagtgagactgtgtgagtgagagtcagagtaagcgatgtgtgagtgagactgtgagtgtgtgtaagagtgagactgtgaagttagagtaagactgtacgtgtgagtgagactgaatgacagtcagtgtgagactgtgtgagtgatactgagagtttctgtgtgagtgggtgtgagagagtgggactgtatgaagtcagagtgagactgtgagtgagagcatgtgtgcgagtgagactgtgagagagagagtcagagttagattgagagagagagagagagactagggatttgtatgtgaatgaaaccgtgcatttgtgagagtgagaccatatgtgtgactaagaacatgtgtgagtgagagagtctgagtgggactgtgtgtgagtgggtctgtgggtgagtgagtgagtctgtgtgtcagtgagtcagagtgagactgagagagagagagtaggaatttgtatgtgaatgagaccatgcatttgtgagagtgaaaacatgtgtgtgactaagaacatgtgtgtgagtgaaagagtctgagtgggcccgtgtgtgagtgggcccgtgtgtgagtgggcccgtgtgtgagtgagtcagagtgagactgagagagaaagagtaggaatttgtatgtgaatgagaccgtgcatttgtgagagtgaggccatgtgtgtgaataagaatgtgtgtgtgagagagtctgagagagactgtgtgtgagtgagactgtgttagtgagactgcgagtgatccgatgtgagtgtgactgtgagtgagagtttgagtgacacagtgagattaattgagaatgtatgattgagtgtgagactgaatattagtcagactgaataagattgtgtgagaatgtatgagtgagagagcatgtgtaattgagtgagtttgaacaagaccatgtgtgattgagactgtgaactcagagtgagattgtgtatgagtgagactgtgtgagtgtgagaggcaaggtgtgtgagagtgaaatcgtgggaagtcagagtgatactgtgtgtttgaacctccaagtaagaccgtgtgagggtgagactgtgtgcgagtgagtctatgtacgggtgagactgcatgcgagtgagacagcgttatgagtgagactgtgtgtgtgagactatgtacgggtgagactgcgtgcgagtgagactgtgcgcaggtgagactctgtgtgagtgagtctctgtgtgggtgagactgtgcactcaaatgagactggctaagagtgtcagagacagcctgtgtgagtgagactgagttggtgcgtgagagtcaaaattgggcatgtgtgttattgagcctgagtttgtgcatgtgacacaatgtgagtgtctgtgtgggagggagtcaaattacatgtgtgagactgtgtgaagtgagaatgagactgtatgtgtgagactgagaccatgtgtgtgagtgaaaaagtcagagtgagactgtgtatgcgtgtgactgaagctgcaaagtcagcgtgatactgtatgagtgagagcgtgtgagattagattggattccctacagtgtggaaacaggacctttgaccccacaagtccacactgccccttgaagcatcccacccagacccatccccctacaacccacacactcccaaacactacgggcaatttagcgtggccgatccacctcacctgcacatctttggactgtgggaggaaaccggagcacccagaggaaacccacgcagacacgggaagaatgtacaaactccacacagacactcaccggaggctggaatcgaacccgggtccctggcgctgtgaggctgcagtgctaaacactgagacaccatgccacccttgagattgtgcttgtgatactgtgtgagactgagtgtgaatgagactgtttgagagtgtgagggaagggagtcagtccatgtgtgtgaatgagtccatacttgtgagtgaaactgagtgtgagtgaggctgcgtgaagtgtgagtcagactgactgagtgtgtgtgtgagcgactataacaggctgagtgagaaattgtgtgtgtaagtgtgagactgcgaatgaaactgtcagagtgtaagagtgagggagtgtgtgtatgagaggatatatgagagtaaagtgcaagccatctcaggggaaaaaaaaactaacaaactaaccatttatccagaccattaggtgggatgatgagtacttcagctggtttgtttggctcggcctttaaagtctccagccaaccttttgtttccagaggctttaactaattctgcattaaaaacccattgatgttttttaactcactgcaactgcaagaaataacagcactgtttattattgccagtggtattgcacttgtttgagactttaattaatgctcagctttataatgaatttattttgaatggttatattgtgagatgtgcgtgcgtgtgtaagagaatatatatttgtaaagtgcaaaccattttggggataaaaggtatttaaaagatgtacaggggaccagatcacctcagacatgaatactgtaagacacttgttgttcctagtttatctgctcatgttccattactcagacctgtcattgtttcaagtgggtctcattggttaacagccaatttgaaactcattcattgaccttttcatcttcatgcaatcacatctcacgtgcaggacagcgttggttatgtatattcacttttcaaatggatccaaaacaaaaatccattcaaagtagcaaaatatcaggaatttttaacagtatttgagtctctgtcaaattcacatttgcacgatgtataaattaacaccaggaacaacaagcactttaacatttctggtattcctttcttccacaggcaatgttcgagcctccttcccaatgtgaatcaatgagctctggtgaggaagggctttagagagctcaccgccctgatttttgagaggtcatatgtattttatttccttctcctcctgtaaatcgcttggtgctcgacataggattcactaattagacatttacacataaccactttaaaattaaaatggttcaccatcgaggctatgccaacaataccagccacaggtagaagagaaaatcatctgagttctttgtctaagtttgtttctaaaaatagtgttcagtaaatgttttcaatgttcttacatttgttttaaattaaaaaacttaaattgcaatcttttgtttcattcttttgaagtagaagacaaattctaggctgagggagtatacttcatctctaattagtgctgcttcactaaatataacctcctatcagcaatttgtgttgagagctcacctccacgaaccaTGTATCTGGGGCAATTGATAGTCATAatcctagagagcaaggcaggtaccttggcatcacacaggaaatctctattgggggggcagctgatggacaaactggttgaacaaataatggctctgccaggattggaacagtttgtttgcaatacgtgggaaaggtgcctccattaaaaatggcctctgacatccgtctactcacttgcatcactgaccccatgccatttgtaaaatgcaagcctcagtgcaaaggccacattggtcttgatgcactttcaaagaatttctgt
Protein-coding regions in this window:
- the LOC132209876 gene encoding ral guanine nucleotide dissociation stimulator-like 1; the protein is MQQYLSEDSEYVTGIVGVCSSSELEKPPKPKKSVFKRLSCLFSKRGVKIHNTQTKSSEQRASLQNEDSDDSITAASILSDSSHLEMEEPSTSQKAPEKPLRSVDTASSGGLSNSGASAKSNYDKAKSRRRAGLGSCWCATRRRDNRQNEKSCLIRVRLEEDRAQEFKTILVTNQDRVSEVLNKAITALKFEPERPQQFALAQIIESNKVLILPADAILYYAMNKKVNHDFILRFTERRSSCLCKF